AAAGTGTGGCTAccattattcttcttcttcttcgttatcCACTTCTCTCTCCTTTGTGTGGTCAAATGCATTTCCCTCCATTCTCTTACGCTTTCTCTCACTCTCGTCAATGGCGACCACCGCATCTTCATCTCTCCCCCGTAATTACTCCTTCACAACTCCGCGACCTTCATCATTCATCCGAGGACCGCCATTAGCTAGAACGCTGCCTCTCTATCTCCGCCGTAACCGTCGAGTAGCTCTCACTTACCGATTGGACCAGAATTCGAAGCAGAGAAGTGGTGGAAACGTAAGATGCGAGGCGACGGaggtatcttcttcttcttctgtatccACACCTGGAAGGAATTGGGTGCCGGTGGTGCCGTTATCGGCGCTTCCGAAAGGTGAACGGCGAGTGGTTATTCAAGACGATGAGACGATATTGTTGCTTTGGTATAAGAACGATGTTTTTGCAATTGAGAATCGTTCACCAGCTGAAGGAGCTTATAGCGAAGGACTTCTCAACGCTAGGCTCACTCAGGTTTTCTTCGTCTTTgtactttttataatttgagCTTTTTTCGTCGTTTGGAAAAATTTCGAGCATGAAAGGTATTTGTGAAAATGCCTGACCGAGTAGTGTGATAGCTTTAGGAAACCAAGCTTATAACATAAGACATCTTTAGCTCCTTAATCAACACATAGCTTGAGTTGCTTCATCACATTGGTTATGGTTTTAAACTGTTGCTATAATGTATTAGGGTCTTGGTTTTAATAGTAGTTTTTGCTCGAAGTACTCTTGGTTTCTCTCATGGTGAGTGATCTCTTTTTGGCAATTATATCAGGATGGTTGCATTGTGTGTCCATCGACGGATAGTACGTTTGATCTTAGAACTGGAGAGATCCGGGAATGGTACCCGAAAAACCCGGTTCTCAGAGTCTTGACACCTGCACTGAGGAAACTATTTGTATACCCTGTCAAATATGATGAGGAAAACATCTATATCAGCATTAGAGACAGCGGGAAAACAGAGGCAGCTGCTGAGATCGTCTTCAGTGGAAAAGCTCAGCCTGGGCTCACAGCAACAAACGTCAATGTAGACGAGGTAAAACACCTATACATGTGAATTTGTTTCATCTGggaagataaaaacaaaagagtgatGATAAATTTTGTGAATCACAGGTGAGAATGATTGTGGACGAGGGTTCTGAAGGATTTGGTTTCACGAAGAAGAACGAAGTGATAAACGGGAAGGCGGCAGTGATAGGATTCTTGCTGCTGTTAGATTTCGAGCTATTGACAGGTAAAGGTCTATTGAAAGGAACAGGGTTCTTGGACTTCCTTTACTCTGCTTCAGATGCTTTCAAGTAGAGGTAATATCTTTGTTGGTCTGGTTTTGCTTGCCTCCTTTGTGCAGTTTGccgagaaacaaaaaaaaaaaaaaccatgtaATAGTATATAGAGATGGCTTTGCTCTgtctttctttgtgtttacCCCTTATACGAgatattctttcttctccttgagTTCAAATTATAATCTTCAAGCTTTCCCACTATCTTTTGTATTTGACATACAACACCTCATATTTGATTGGGTGAAACAAAAACGAGAGAAAATTTCAATAACCATGCTAGGCCACTTGGACTATATAGTCTTCATTTCTATTCATTTCTAttcattttatgatttttgttcaATTAGCAATATAGGCAtacataatcttttttttaataaataaattaactctaagaatttggaaaatattattaagTTTATGAGATAATGTATgttaaatgtaaaaataacatataatataaacctcttaaccataatttttttattaaaagaagaaagggaggTCATTGTAGAGACTAGAGAGTACATTGCATTCAAATTTGGTTGCTCAAAAGTGAGTGATTCCGTGTGCGGAATCTTAGTTTGTGTTAAATTTGAGTACCACCAATCAAAGAAGAGACCACAAATCTCATATCCCTTTTCGTTTTCAGTGTGCAAATTGCAAAACGAgacaagacaaaaaataacttttctGCCCTTTAGTCAAACTTATAAGCCCAAGAAGAGCACCCGTTTAAGACTATTTGAAGACGTCATGCCTGATGaaattaaccaaacaaaataagagagagaggcaagtctcatgttttcttttcaagtttCAGCACGTGATGTCGTGATGGACTGTTGTGTACTTGtgtgttttttaattttcttttctatcaGACTTTTTGAATCAAGTCGTATTGATGATATGGATCATCAGGTGATATGATGACTCTCATTACGTTGGaaaattcatttgtttatCCAAATGGGTATTTAGTT
This sequence is a window from Arabidopsis thaliana chromosome 1 sequence. Protein-coding genes within it:
- a CDS encoding Rieske (2Fe-2S) domain-containing protein (Rieske (2Fe-2S) domain-containing protein; FUNCTIONS IN: oxidoreductase activity, 2 iron, 2 sulfur cluster binding; INVOLVED IN: oxidation reduction; LOCATED IN: chloroplast thylakoid membrane, chloroplast, chloroplast envelope; EXPRESSED IN: 23 plant structures; EXPRESSED DURING: 14 growth stages; CONTAINS InterPro DOMAIN/s: Rieske [2Fe-2S] iron-sulphur domain (InterPro:IPR017941); Has 295 Blast hits to 295 proteins in 102 species: Archae - 0; Bacteria - 166; Metazoa - 0; Fungi - 0; Plants - 94; Viruses - 0; Other Eukaryotes - 35 (source: NCBI BLink).), which gives rise to MATTASSSLPRNYSFTTPRPSSFIRGPPLARTLPLYLRRNRRVALTYRLDQNSKQRSGGNVRCEATEVSSSSSVSTPGRNWVPVVPLSALPKGERRVVIQDDETILLLWYKNDVFAIENRSPAEGAYSEGLLNARLTQDGCIVCPSTDSTFDLRTGEIREWYPKNPVLRVLTPALRKLFVYPVKYDEENIYISIRDSGKTEAAAEIVFSGKAQPGLTATNVNVDEVRMIVDEGSEGFGFTKKNEVINGKAAVIGFLLLLDFELLTGKGLLKGTGFLDFLYSASDAFK